One genomic segment of [Phormidium] sp. ETS-05 includes these proteins:
- a CDS encoding GTP-binding protein has protein sequence MAVDLKSMDFPKRGMPVTIITGFLGSGKTTLLNHILQNRQDLKVAVLVNEFGDINIDSQLLVTVDTDMLELSNGCICCTINDSLVDAVYSVLERSDRIDYLVVETTGVADPLPIALTFLGTELRDLTRLDSILTLVDAETFTPAHFDSSAAFNQIAYGDIILLNKTDLATPEQVADLEDYIATVKAGARILHSQHGKVPLPLILDVGLSDSDIYSQVEESEEEHHHEHHHEHHHEHGEECTHEHHHEHHHHHSHHLENDGFVSVSFQSDRPFLVDKFEWFLQEEMPTDVFRAKGLLWFKESPDRQVFQLSGKRFEIQADDWLQQKSNQLVFIGRNLNATVIREQLEACLEPLPSPQTPLPKR, from the coding sequence ATGGCAGTTGATTTGAAGAGTATGGATTTCCCGAAACGGGGAATGCCGGTGACTATTATTACAGGCTTTTTGGGCAGTGGCAAAACCACGCTACTCAACCACATTCTGCAAAATCGCCAAGATTTGAAGGTGGCGGTGTTGGTAAATGAGTTTGGGGATATTAATATCGACAGTCAGCTTTTAGTGACTGTGGATACGGATATGTTAGAATTGAGTAATGGCTGTATTTGCTGCACGATTAATGATAGTTTAGTGGATGCGGTGTACAGCGTGCTGGAACGGAGCGATCGGATTGACTATCTGGTGGTAGAAACTACCGGTGTGGCGGACCCCCTGCCCATTGCCTTGACTTTCCTGGGGACGGAGTTGCGGGATTTGACTCGCCTCGATTCGATTCTGACTTTGGTGGATGCGGAAACCTTCACCCCGGCTCATTTCGACAGTTCGGCAGCTTTCAATCAAATTGCTTACGGCGATATTATTCTGCTGAACAAAACTGATTTGGCGACGCCAGAGCAAGTGGCAGATCTGGAGGATTATATCGCCACCGTGAAGGCGGGGGCAAGGATTCTCCACTCCCAACATGGTAAGGTGCCGCTGCCCCTAATTCTGGATGTGGGTTTGTCTGATTCTGACATATATTCACAGGTGGAGGAATCGGAAGAAGAACATCATCACGAACATCATCACGAACATCATCACGAACATGGGGAAGAATGCACCCACGAACACCATCACGAACACCATCACCATCATTCCCACCACTTAGAGAATGATGGTTTTGTGTCGGTTTCGTTCCAGAGCGATCGGCCATTCTTGGTGGATAAGTTTGAGTGGTTTTTACAGGAGGAAATGCCCACAGATGTTTTTCGGGCTAAGGGATTGCTGTGGTTCAAAGAAAGTCCAGACAGGCAGGTGTTTCAGCTCAGCGGCAAGCGGTTTGAGATTCAGGCGGATGATTGGCTACAGCAAAAGAGCAACCAGCTTGTGTTTATCGGGCGGAATTTGAATGCCACTGTGATTCGAGAGCAACTGGAGGCTTGTCTTGAACCGTTGCCCTCACCCCAAACCCCTCTCCCAAAAAGGTAG
- the folE gene encoding GTP cyclohydrolase I FolE yields the protein MNFTKRQIEVICDRPISLPPVSEAEMQQAVRTLLLGMGEDPDREGLRDTPKRVVKALKFLTSGYHQSLDELLNGAVFHEDTNEMVLVRDIDLFSSCEHHILPILGRAHVAYIPNGKVIGLSKIARICEMYARRLQVQERLTQQIADALQGLLKPQGVAVVVEATHMCMVMRGVQKPGSWTVTSSMQGVFANDAKTRQEFMNLIRHSPSFH from the coding sequence ATGAATTTCACCAAGCGACAAATTGAGGTAATCTGCGATCGCCCAATCTCATTACCTCCTGTATCTGAAGCCGAGATGCAGCAAGCGGTTCGCACCCTTCTGTTAGGTATGGGCGAAGACCCCGATCGCGAAGGATTGCGCGACACGCCAAAACGAGTGGTTAAAGCCCTGAAATTCCTTACCTCTGGCTACCATCAATCCTTAGATGAACTACTCAATGGGGCAGTTTTCCACGAAGACACCAACGAGATGGTATTAGTGCGGGACATCGATCTGTTTAGCTCCTGCGAACACCATATCTTACCGATTTTAGGACGGGCTCATGTTGCCTACATCCCCAATGGCAAAGTGATTGGGTTATCTAAAATTGCCCGCATCTGCGAAATGTATGCCCGTCGTCTGCAAGTGCAAGAACGGTTAACCCAACAAATTGCCGATGCCCTGCAAGGCTTACTCAAACCTCAAGGGGTAGCGGTTGTGGTGGAAGCCACTCATATGTGTATGGTGATGCGCGGAGTGCAAAAGCCCGGTTCTTGGACTGTCACCAGTTCCATGCAGGGGGTGTTTGCCAATGATGCCAAAACCCGTCAGGAATTTATGAATCTGATTCGTCACAGTCCATCTTTTCATTAA
- a CDS encoding GTP-binding protein, whose translation MTAPTIIAVAGASGSGKTTWISQELERKSPAACVYICPGLGEVSVDLALIGYCYPKVKVLSESQIPLVQMLPEDTVIFLEIGFHLNLNIPFLSSFPCHRVAVVPPDLQQSEWHDWALELVPGNAIATPNMANPPQVWCTSLTGQVFDAPSLDEILIEITGGAYGNVHRLKGIFELPDGRAFFVDFVQGSKGIAYRELPIPLWLEGRPDRPSGIEVIGWQLELQAIAQAILDSCLSAAAIDYYQEQYKTLNQEEEPIT comes from the coding sequence ATGACTGCCCCTACTATAATTGCTGTGGCTGGAGCCTCCGGCAGCGGTAAAACCACTTGGATTAGCCAAGAGTTGGAGAGAAAAAGTCCGGCAGCCTGTGTTTATATTTGCCCTGGACTTGGAGAGGTGTCTGTAGATTTAGCTCTGATTGGCTATTGCTACCCCAAGGTGAAGGTGTTATCGGAAAGCCAAATTCCGTTGGTGCAGATGTTGCCTGAAGATACGGTCATCTTCTTAGAGATTGGTTTTCATCTGAATTTAAACATCCCCTTTCTCTCCAGCTTCCCTTGCCATCGTGTGGCGGTGGTTCCTCCTGACCTTCAGCAGTCTGAGTGGCATGATTGGGCTTTGGAGCTAGTTCCGGGTAATGCCATTGCTACACCAAATATGGCGAATCCCCCCCAGGTTTGGTGTACGTCTTTGACTGGGCAGGTGTTTGACGCCCCGAGTCTGGATGAAATACTGATTGAGATTACCGGAGGAGCCTACGGAAACGTACATAGGTTAAAGGGCATTTTTGAATTGCCCGATGGTCGAGCCTTTTTCGTGGACTTTGTGCAGGGGTCAAAAGGAATTGCCTACCGGGAATTGCCCATTCCCCTCTGGCTAGAGGGACGACCCGATCGCCCCAGTGGAATTGAAGTCATCGGCTGGCAACTGGAGCTTCAGGCGATCGCCCAAGCAATATTGGATAGTTGTTTGTCCGCAGCGGCGATCGACTATTACCAGGAGCAGTACAAAACCTTAAACCAGGAAGAAGAGCCAATCACATGA
- a CDS encoding metallophosphoesterase yields MKLAVISCIHGNFEALNAVLSDIDSQKADQIYCLGDLVGYGPHPNEVVEMIRSLDIPTCQGCWDEDIVEGLNACECSYPSQLAEKRSRLAHEWTNQVIKPEVRVALAQLPMSLRQGNLCFVHGSPNSQHEYLLPSMDGFAALERVLSTEADVLFCGHTHVPYVRELENATLKVTVHNPGQSKTQHHFTTPLKRIVNAGSVGEPRHGRPNATYVLYDTETTQVTMREVPYDYQKTCAAIIESGLPAIFAWRLARGMEFAERADDPDHVCQR; encoded by the coding sequence ATGAAACTCGCGGTTATTTCCTGCATCCACGGTAACTTTGAAGCCCTGAATGCAGTGTTATCAGATATCGACAGTCAAAAAGCCGACCAGATTTACTGCCTAGGGGATTTGGTAGGCTATGGGCCTCATCCTAATGAGGTGGTGGAAATGATTCGTTCTCTAGACATCCCCACCTGTCAAGGCTGTTGGGATGAGGACATTGTGGAAGGTCTGAATGCCTGCGAGTGCAGTTATCCGTCCCAATTAGCCGAGAAGCGGAGCCGACTTGCCCATGAATGGACGAATCAAGTGATTAAGCCAGAAGTGCGGGTAGCTCTAGCTCAACTGCCCATGTCCCTGCGCCAGGGGAACCTCTGCTTTGTTCATGGTAGCCCCAATAGCCAGCATGAGTATCTATTACCCAGTATGGATGGCTTTGCGGCGTTGGAACGGGTGCTATCCACAGAGGCAGATGTGCTGTTTTGTGGGCATACCCATGTGCCATATGTCCGGGAGTTGGAAAATGCCACCCTAAAGGTGACGGTACACAACCCCGGACAGTCCAAAACTCAACATCACTTTACCACTCCCCTCAAGCGGATTGTTAATGCCGGTTCTGTGGGAGAGCCGCGTCACGGAAGACCTAATGCTACTTATGTTCTCTATGATACGGAAACTACTCAGGTGACGATGCGAGAAGTACCCTACGATTATCAAAAGACTTGTGCGGCAATTATTGAAAGTGGACTTCCGGCTATCTTTGCGTGGCGGTTGGCGCGAGGAATGGAATTTGCGGAGCGAGCGGACGACCCGGATCATGTTTGCCAGCGTTAG
- a CDS encoding metallophosphoesterase, with product MNQWAILSGIEGNLAALEAVMANIRPSSRGVSDLYILGDVVGLRGNNRAVIERLQSPRRGEPQPLVCTGWWEEQCFSLHGLSGLPDAPELMAKFGGDGVQRLWESLSRSDVQWLRSQPGGFHELDCLLIHGSTVSYADELTPDTPAIQLCDRLIRADANTLFCGRSGLCFKCVVEPSQLRSTVITLDGTQEPQEQGKTPRRVVGVGSVGRNPGQATYTLYNPGNNSVTFKTVAYNNVKDPCYR from the coding sequence ATGAACCAGTGGGCAATTTTAAGCGGTATTGAAGGGAATTTGGCGGCATTAGAAGCCGTCATGGCCAATATTCGGCCATCGAGCCGGGGTGTAAGCGATCTCTATATTCTGGGAGATGTGGTAGGTTTGCGCGGAAATAACCGAGCGGTAATCGAGCGGTTGCAATCTCCCCGACGGGGGGAGCCGCAACCCCTGGTTTGTACTGGTTGGTGGGAAGAACAGTGTTTTAGCCTGCACGGACTAAGCGGTTTACCCGATGCTCCAGAGTTGATGGCTAAGTTTGGCGGCGATGGGGTACAACGCCTCTGGGAGTCCTTATCGCGATCGGATGTGCAGTGGTTGCGATCGCAGCCAGGAGGCTTTCACGAACTAGATTGCCTGCTGATTCATGGTAGCACCGTCAGCTATGCCGATGAGCTAACACCGGATACACCAGCGATTCAGTTGTGCGATCGCCTGATTCGCGCTGATGCCAATACCCTGTTTTGTGGGCGATCGGGTTTGTGCTTTAAATGCGTAGTAGAACCGAGTCAGTTGCGCTCTACCGTCATCACCCTAGATGGCACCCAAGAACCCCAAGAACAGGGCAAAACCCCTCGTCGCGTGGTGGGGGTTGGCTCTGTGGGACGCAACCCCGGACAGGCTACTTACACCTTATATAACCCTGGCAACAACAGTGTCACCTTCAAAACCGTCGCCTACAACAATGTCAAAGACCCATGCTATAGATAG
- a CDS encoding His/Gly/Thr/Pro-type tRNA ligase C-terminal domain-containing protein, producing the protein MVPGNVIMIHRAIFGSLERFFGILIENYAGDFPLWLAPVQVRVLVVSDRFRDYAQSIVQSLRQQNIRAEVDNTGERLGKQIRNSELDKIPVTVVIGQRELDNQSLSVRTRSLGDMGTMTLPQLTEEILQAIANKFSSY; encoded by the coding sequence ATGGTTCCCGGCAACGTGATTATGATTCATCGGGCAATTTTTGGCTCTTTGGAGCGGTTTTTTGGGATTTTAATTGAGAATTATGCGGGAGATTTTCCCCTGTGGTTGGCTCCGGTTCAGGTGCGAGTGTTAGTAGTGAGCGATCGCTTTCGAGATTATGCCCAATCAATTGTCCAAAGTTTAAGGCAGCAGAATATTCGCGCCGAAGTCGATAATACTGGGGAGCGTTTAGGCAAACAAATTCGCAACTCTGAACTGGATAAAATCCCGGTAACAGTGGTGATTGGTCAGCGAGAGTTAGATAATCAGTCTTTGAGTGTGAGAACTCGCTCATTAGGAGATATGGGAACGATGACCCTGCCCCAGTTGACTGAGGAAATATTGCAGGCGATCGCCAACAAATTCTCAAGTTATTAA
- a CDS encoding DsrE family protein, which produces MRKTHLGLAIATLSCLAVLAEPSVNLSRTAAAQHQTQVGQSQTRGEGQNIIMHLTHSTDDLHAAFMALKLGTNLQKRGAQVTLVLTLEGVRIASINQPLDLRWGSGPMTLAQMYDDFVAAGGKVMVCPVCAEAAGITAASLRTGAQFAQENQDIPSLILAADKVVGF; this is translated from the coding sequence ATGAGAAAAACACATCTGGGGTTGGCGATCGCCACACTTAGCTGTTTGGCAGTTTTGGCAGAGCCGTCGGTCAACCTTTCCCGCACCGCCGCCGCTCAACATCAGACCCAAGTCGGACAATCCCAAACCAGGGGTGAGGGGCAAAATATCATCATGCACCTGACTCATAGCACCGATGACCTTCATGCGGCTTTCATGGCTTTGAAATTAGGCACAAATCTGCAAAAACGGGGCGCTCAGGTGACGCTGGTTTTGACTTTGGAGGGGGTGAGAATTGCCTCTATAAATCAACCCTTAGACTTGCGCTGGGGTAGTGGTCCGATGACCTTGGCTCAAATGTATGATGATTTTGTCGCCGCTGGAGGCAAGGTAATGGTTTGTCCGGTCTGTGCTGAAGCCGCCGGAATAACCGCTGCTTCTTTGCGGACTGGCGCTCAATTCGCACAGGAAAACCAGGATATCCCTAGCTTGATTTTAGCAGCCGATAAAGTAGTTGGTTTTTAG